In Streptomyces sp. NBC_00341, the DNA window GCGCGGGGAGCAGTTCGCCATGCCTTCCATCCCTTCGTCTCCGCCGGGTTCATCCCCGCACGCGCGGGGAGCAGGGGCATCGCGGCGGTATCGGCTTCGACCGGCTGGGTTCATCCCCGCACGCGCGGGGAGCAGTCACCCGCGGGTGAGCCGTCATCCAGGGGCTCGGGTTCATCCCCGCACGCGCGGGGAGCAGAGCCAGAGAACCTGTGCGGCGACGTCCTGGCCGGGTTCATCCCCGCACGCGCGGGGAGCAGCACCGACGCACTCACGGAGCTGGGGAAGATCCGGGTTCATCCCCGCACGCGCGGGGAGCAGCTTCGTGTGTCTGGGGTACGCAGAATGTGAGCGGGTTCATCCCCGCACGCGCGGGGAGCAGGAGCCTGCGTACCAGTGGTGGGATTCTCCTTGGGGTTCATCCCCGCACGCGCGGGGAGCAGTGCCTACCTTCGTCATCGACCAGCGGTGGGACGGGTTCATCCCCGCACGCGCGGGGAGCAGGGGCTGCTCCACCCACCGGCCGGTGCGCAGCTGGGTTCATCCCCGCACGCGCGGGGAGCAGGACAAACGCCTGGTCAGACACATTGTGTCGCAGGGTTCATCCCCGCACGCGCGGGGAGCAGTGCCGCCGCCCGAGGGCGCGAGGATCGTCACGTGGGTTCATCCCCGCACGCGCGGGGAGCAGACTCCGTGACCTGCGGGTTTATCCGACCGACTGGCCAAATTCGAGCAGCTTCAGCAACTCGGACATTTCACCTCTCTCGTCGCCCTCCGGCGGCCGCCACCGCTTCGGTCATCGACAGGCGCAGGCAGCGAAGGATGACCGCGCTGGAACCGGGTTCGAGCAGCCTCCGCGAAGGAGACGTCTCGCCGCCTTCAACGCCCCCCGAACCGCCGCCGCTTCGCGGCCTTGCTCCAGCCCTTGGTGGGTGGTGACTGAGCGGGCGGCGGTCTGTCCTTCGGGCGGAGAATCAACGTGAGGCCCTCGTGGTCCACCGGGTGCCACTTGTGGTCGTGGGTCTCGAAGGCGTACCCCTGCTCGCTGTTGTCGCTGTACGCAAGGAGGGCTCGCCCTTGGCCCGAATACTGCCTGACCTCCGCCCACAGCGCCTGCCGCACGCGTGTGGAGGGGCCGCCGATGAAGACGCCCGGGGAGATTTCCAGGAGCCAGCGCGTGAGGAAACCGCGCAGGGCCATCGGGCAGTTGGTGAGGACAATGACCGTCACCAGATGACGCCCTCATCGTAATTACGCCCGGCGCTGAGCTCCGTTCCACCGTCCGACTGCAGCATCACCTGATCTCGTGATTCTTCGTCGCCTACATCAGCATCAGCACCAGCACCGGTTCCAGAACCGCTCCCGGCCCCGAGGAGTTGCTTGATGTCGGTGACCACGCGGTCCATCAGGCCCGTACGGTTCGCGGCGTCCCGCAAGGCGCGTCGGGTTCGGGGGCCGATGTCTTCAGGGCCCTCGGCCGCGGCGTCGAACGCGACCGGGATGCCGATTTCTGTCTTGTAGAGGTCGGCTATGTCCAGCACGAAGGACAGCTCGTGGCCGGAGTGGACGAACCCGAGGCCCGGAGCGCATCCGAGAGCGGCCACGACGGCGTGGGCGATTCCGTACATGCACTGGGCCGACGCGGTGATCGCCTGGTTGGGCGCGTCGCCGGATGCGAAGTCGCCCGGAGTGTAGTGACGGCCGTGCCAGGGGACGCCGGTGCGGGCAGACTCCTTGCGGTAGCAGGCTTTGACGCGCGTGCCCTCGTGTCCGAGCAGTTCGTGACGGGTCAGGCGGGACGGGTCCTCGTCCGGGAAGCGCAGCCGGTACATGTCGCGGGCGACCGCCAGGCGCCGGCGCTGGTTCGCCCACGCCGTGGCTTGAGCCTGCACCAGGGCGGAGGAGCGGGTGAGGGCACGCCCGCCCGCGTAGAAGCGGACTCCGTGTTCACCGACCCACACCACGCCCGCTCCGCATTCGCCGAGGACGCTCATGGCCTGATGGGTGATCCGGGTTCCGGGGCCGAGGAGGAGCGTTCCGATGGTCGCGGACGGAATGTGCCTCGTGCCCTCCGCGTCCTCGGCGGTGATGGCGTGCGCGTCACGGTGCACGACGCACCGTTCCAGATAGACGAAGGACAGCCGGTCCCCCACCCTGCTCAGTTCACGCGGTGAGGAGAGCTTGCGAGCGCCCAGCGATGGAGAGGTCATGGTCGGCCCTCACACCACCGGAGCAAGGGTCATCAGTCCGCAGCCGTAAGCCTTCGCCTTGCCCAGTCCGGACGCCAGCCTCAGGCGGAAGACCTCGGGGTCGGTCACCCGTAGTCGGCCCTGGTACGTCACGGCGGCGATCCGTACGGCGTTCCTGCCCGCCGCCGCGGAACTGTCCTTGCCCGTCGACGAACTCTTCTTGCTGAATGACAGCCCCCGGGCCCCGCCCACCGCCAGCTCGTACTCGTCCCCCCGCTCCAGGCGACGGGCTTCCGGCGCCTTCTCCACGATGGCGAAGCCACCCCGGTCCTGCTGCTTGAGCAGCCACTCGATCTGGTAGCGAGGTGTCCGATGCGCAGTGCGTTTCGTCGGCTCGCCCTCCTTGCGACGGATGCTGTGCACCGGGTTGGCCGTGAGCCGGAACGCCCAGACGCTGTCGGCGGACAGCCCGGTCAGGAAGGTGGCGTAGTCGTACGTCGACCAGCCCCGGGGCTCCGCCGTCGGCCAGCCCGCCTGCTCCACCAGATGTGTCAGATCCGGCCTGGCCGGGCTGGTGATGTACAGCAGCACCTCGGCCGCCGAGTTGTAGTCGATCCGCCAGAGCACCCGTGGCCCTCCATCGGGTGTGGGGGGTGCCTCGGGGAAGGAAGACATCACCGCCGCGTGCAGCATCTGTGGTGACGTCAGCAGTCGCCGGGCACCGGTCCTCGCCGCGTTGAAGCGAAAGCGCGTGAGGTACATGTCAGGCACCGTCCCTGTCCAGCGGAGTGAGGTGGCCCACCGGATCGTGCGAGGCGAGGGCCGCCCGCTCGTTCCTCCGGTCGGCACGGGGGTTGGAAACCGTCACCGTTCGCGCGACCACTCCTCGCAGCCCGTACCGCCGGTGACGCGGGTCGAAGCTGATCGGCTGGTCCCGTACCGCATCGCCCGGCCCCTCCGCACCGTCGTCATCGGGCCCGGCTTCCAGGAGCACTGTGAGGTCGACGGACTCGTCCTTGCGCCGCCGTCGGCAGTACCAGTCGGACGCCTGCCACTCGTGGGCGGCCAGCGTCGCGGCAAGCTCGGCTCCGGGATGCAGCCCGAGATCGATGTTGCGGCTCGGCGGGCATGACCTCCGGCCGAGGAAGGGCAGGAAGACGGGGTTACGCACGGCTGCGAGCAGGTGGACGAGCAGGTCCTCGTCGCCCTCCAGGCCCGCGACGAACACCGCGTCCGCGAGGTAGAAGCGTTCGGACACCGGCATGGACTTGCCCGTGTCGTCGTGGTGCGCGGTCTGGAAGTCCCGGATACGGGTGCCCGGCTGGTCGATGCGTACGCCGAAGCGCAACGCGGCCAGGTCGGAGACGTCGCTGTCTCTGGGGCGCCCGAGCGCCGCCGCCAGCAGTCCGACCACTCCGCTCTTCGTGGGCGCCGAATCCGTGGTGCGGCGCGAGAAACGGGCCGAAGAGCCCCAGGCCTGGAGCGGACCGGCGAGCCGGAGGGTCAGGACGCCCATTCAGACGCCGCCCAGCCGGTCGCCGACAGCCGCACCAACCGACTCGACGAGCTGGGCCAGGGTGACCTCTGTACCCAGGCCCGCCAGCGCGTCCGTGACTGATCCGACCCGCACGACCCACGTGCTCGTGTCCTTCTCGGCTCCGTACGCCGACTCGACACCGGGCACGTACGAGGCGAGCGCCGCGCATGCCTCCTCGACATGGCCTCCCGTGCCCTTCGCGACCACGGGCGCCTCGAAGGCCCCGGCGAAGCTGATCGGGCGGGACGTCCGCAGCTTCACCACGACGGCGTCGGGGAGAGTGTGGTTGCCGAACGTGTTGATCTTGCCGGTGGGGAGGGAGGTGATGAAGCCCTCCAGGAACGCCTCGACGGCCCTCCGTACCGGCTCGGTCGCGGGGCTCCCGTCCTTCGAGCCCGCTCCGAGGTTGTCGTACAGCCGGTCCACATCGACCGCGGCGTAGCGGTAGAGGGTGCTGGAGTTGAAGTCGACGGTGCCGATCATTCCGGCCCCTGACTCGTCGGAGGCGTTTCTGTCATCCACAGCCGTGAAGTAGTCGGACTCGGTCTCCACCGCATGCACCCCGATCGCGTGAGCGACCTGGGCGGCCGCGTCCACATTGATGTCGGTGGTGTCCGCGACCATGCGGCCGAAGAGCCCGATGTCAACGGAGTGGCTGCTGTTGGCAAGAGCCTTGGCCCTGGCCTTCCTCTCCTTGTTCTTGAAGAACTCCTTGGCCTGCTCGCCCGACCGCAGCCCTTCGACCGCCAGGCCCGCCAGGGCGTCGAGCTGACGGGCGCTCAAGAACAGAAGATAGGAAGACTCCGGTGCCGGCTCCGAAGCCTCCTCCCCGTCCCCGGCCGCTCCCTTGGCCGCACTCGCCTTGCGCTTGGGAGCCTCGACCTTGGTGCCGGTCGCCGCGACGACCGTTTCCGCGGCGAAGGCGAGCACCTTCTCCCTCTGGTCGCTCAGCGTCTCGTCCTG includes these proteins:
- the cas2e gene encoding type I-E CRISPR-associated endoribonuclease Cas2e; translated protein: MTVIVLTNCPMALRGFLTRWLLEISPGVFIGGPSTRVRQALWAEVRQYSGQGRALLAYSDNSEQGYAFETHDHKWHPVDHEGLTLILRPKDRPPPAQSPPTKGWSKAAKRRRFGGR
- the cas1e gene encoding type I-E CRISPR-associated endonuclease Cas1e: MTSPSLGARKLSSPRELSRVGDRLSFVYLERCVVHRDAHAITAEDAEGTRHIPSATIGTLLLGPGTRITHQAMSVLGECGAGVVWVGEHGVRFYAGGRALTRSSALVQAQATAWANQRRRLAVARDMYRLRFPDEDPSRLTRHELLGHEGTRVKACYRKESARTGVPWHGRHYTPGDFASGDAPNQAITASAQCMYGIAHAVVAALGCAPGLGFVHSGHELSFVLDIADLYKTEIGIPVAFDAAAEGPEDIGPRTRRALRDAANRTGLMDRVVTDIKQLLGAGSGSGTGAGADADVGDEESRDQVMLQSDGGTELSAGRNYDEGVIW
- the cas6e gene encoding type I-E CRISPR-associated protein Cas6/Cse3/CasE, yielding MYLTRFRFNAARTGARRLLTSPQMLHAAVMSSFPEAPPTPDGGPRVLWRIDYNSAAEVLLYITSPARPDLTHLVEQAGWPTAEPRGWSTYDYATFLTGLSADSVWAFRLTANPVHSIRRKEGEPTKRTAHRTPRYQIEWLLKQQDRGGFAIVEKAPEARRLERGDEYELAVGGARGLSFSKKSSSTGKDSSAAAGRNAVRIAAVTYQGRLRVTDPEVFRLRLASGLGKAKAYGCGLMTLAPVV
- the cas5e gene encoding type I-E CRISPR-associated protein Cas5/CasD, translating into MGVLTLRLAGPLQAWGSSARFSRRTTDSAPTKSGVVGLLAAALGRPRDSDVSDLAALRFGVRIDQPGTRIRDFQTAHHDDTGKSMPVSERFYLADAVFVAGLEGDEDLLVHLLAAVRNPVFLPFLGRRSCPPSRNIDLGLHPGAELAATLAAHEWQASDWYCRRRRKDESVDLTVLLEAGPDDDGAEGPGDAVRDQPISFDPRHRRYGLRGVVARTVTVSNPRADRRNERAALASHDPVGHLTPLDRDGA
- the cas7e gene encoding type I-E CRISPR-associated protein Cas7/Cse4/CasC, whose protein sequence is MSRTILDVHILQTVPPSNLNRDDTGSPKSAVYGGVRRSRVSSQAWKRATRTAFRNLLDPGELGVRTRKVAEALAERMIAQDETLSDQREKVLAFAAETVVAATGTKVEAPKRKASAAKGAAGDGEEASEPAPESSYLLFLSARQLDALAGLAVEGLRSGEQAKEFFKNKERKARAKALANSSHSVDIGLFGRMVADTTDINVDAAAQVAHAIGVHAVETESDYFTAVDDRNASDESGAGMIGTVDFNSSTLYRYAAVDVDRLYDNLGAGSKDGSPATEPVRRAVEAFLEGFITSLPTGKINTFGNHTLPDAVVVKLRTSRPISFAGAFEAPVVAKGTGGHVEEACAALASYVPGVESAYGAEKDTSTWVVRVGSVTDALAGLGTEVTLAQLVESVGAAVGDRLGGV